The following proteins are co-located in the Paenibacillus sp. JNUCC32 genome:
- a CDS encoding FecCD family ABC transporter permease, which yields MRVFGLLISLLALAAAVMGSIAFGVTNIPLHQVWESFTHFNGSNEHLIILTARLPRALIAVAVGACLAVAGALMQVITRNPIASPSTLGVNSGAAFFIILASGWLGIGGLQSLTWVALIGAAVSGGIVFFLGSIGRDGMTPVKITLAGASMAAFFHSLTQGLMLSDGKMFDQVLVWLVGSVAGRDLNQLTAVWPYMAVGMLAALLLGRHLNALSMGDDIAQSLGQKTALIKLLAAAAVILLAGGSVAAAGPIAFVGIIIPHIVRYLIGNDYRWILPYSAVFGALLLVTADLGSRYIAMPKEVPVGVMTAIIGVPFFVYIARKGRRAQ from the coding sequence ATGCGCGTATTCGGACTATTGATATCGCTATTGGCGCTGGCCGCTGCCGTCATGGGCAGCATCGCATTCGGAGTAACGAACATCCCTCTTCATCAGGTATGGGAATCGTTCACTCACTTTAACGGAAGCAACGAACATCTGATCATTCTCACGGCAAGGCTTCCTCGAGCGCTCATTGCCGTCGCCGTGGGGGCATGCCTTGCGGTTGCGGGTGCGCTCATGCAGGTCATCACGCGCAATCCGATTGCATCGCCGAGCACGCTGGGCGTGAACTCCGGCGCGGCTTTCTTCATTATTCTGGCATCGGGCTGGCTGGGCATTGGCGGACTTCAGTCCCTTACCTGGGTCGCGTTGATCGGAGCCGCCGTCAGCGGCGGTATCGTATTCTTCCTCGGCAGCATCGGCAGGGACGGCATGACGCCGGTCAAAATCACCTTGGCAGGGGCTTCCATGGCCGCTTTCTTCCACTCCCTGACCCAAGGATTAATGCTCTCCGACGGCAAAATGTTCGATCAGGTGCTGGTATGGCTGGTCGGTTCGGTAGCCGGACGCGATTTGAACCAGCTAACCGCCGTATGGCCGTACATGGCCGTTGGCATGCTGGCTGCGCTGCTGCTGGGACGGCATCTGAACGCCCTCTCCATGGGAGACGACATCGCTCAGAGCCTCGGGCAAAAAACCGCACTCATCAAGCTGTTAGCTGCTGCAGCCGTCATCCTGCTGGCCGGCGGCTCCGTAGCGGCGGCGGGACCCATCGCATTCGTAGGGATCATCATCCCTCATATCGTTCGGTATTTAATAGGAAATGATTATCGGTGGATACTACCTTACAGTGCGGTGTTTGGCGCACTCCTGCTGGTGACGGCCGATCTCGGCTCCAGATACATTGCCATGCCGAAGGAAGTCCCTGTCGGCGTGATGACTGCAATCATCGGGGTGCCGTTCTTCGTGTACATAGCCAGGAAAGGAAGGCGAGCACAATGA
- a CDS encoding SGNH/GDSL hydrolase family protein, whose product MKRVLLLGDSIREGYEPYVRERLADRAEVVAPGENGRFSFFTLWGVNLWIRELGIPDIVHWNNGLWDVHREAPRVEALTPLSEYAAHLKRIAHELRRTGAQIVFATTTPVHPESEGRSNEEIDAYNKAAIEALMPLGIAIHDLNARVKRDLSGYLSDDRLHLNEAGYRVCADSVADMLEGYL is encoded by the coding sequence ATGAAAAGAGTTTTATTGCTGGGCGATTCCATCCGGGAGGGCTACGAGCCTTATGTGAGAGAACGGCTGGCTGACCGGGCAGAAGTCGTGGCACCGGGAGAGAACGGGCGGTTCTCGTTCTTTACGCTGTGGGGCGTCAACCTCTGGATCCGTGAGCTGGGGATCCCGGATATCGTCCACTGGAACAATGGGCTGTGGGATGTGCACCGCGAGGCTCCGAGGGTTGAAGCACTGACGCCGCTCAGCGAATATGCAGCCCATCTGAAGCGCATTGCCCATGAGCTGCGGCGAACGGGAGCACAGATCGTATTTGCCACGACGACGCCGGTGCATCCGGAATCCGAGGGCAGAAGCAATGAAGAGATCGATGCCTATAATAAGGCAGCCATCGAGGCGCTCATGCCGCTCGGCATTGCGATTCACGACCTGAACGCCCGGGTGAAACGGGATCTCTCGGGTTACTTGTCGGATGACCGGCTTCACCTGAACGAGGCAGGATACCGGGTGTGCGCCGACTCGGTGGCAGACATGCTGGAAGGCTATCTGTGA
- a CDS encoding YecA family protein, which produces MKKLGRNDLCHCGSGKKYKRCCLERDERTVYGKVIQFPGAKAAEPKLQVDQLRQMINDKLGWMDWIADEHRELAESVFPQICRDYELQDEQQLFQVFSLLMVWNSFSREANPKYRKQGGYASAIEYIVTSSLNIPTTKSDIAKKHEVSVATLTRNSGQIQDFMDGVAASADDSFAEDEESAGEEDKDLSLGR; this is translated from the coding sequence ATGAAAAAGCTAGGAAGAAACGATCTATGTCACTGCGGAAGCGGGAAAAAGTACAAAAGATGTTGTCTTGAAAGAGATGAACGCACGGTATACGGTAAAGTCATCCAGTTCCCTGGTGCGAAAGCAGCAGAGCCTAAGCTACAGGTCGATCAGTTGCGACAGATGATCAACGACAAGCTGGGGTGGATGGATTGGATCGCCGATGAGCATCGCGAGCTTGCAGAGTCTGTGTTTCCTCAGATCTGCCGGGATTACGAACTGCAGGATGAGCAGCAGCTGTTTCAAGTGTTCAGCCTCCTGATGGTCTGGAACAGCTTCTCCAGAGAAGCCAATCCGAAGTACCGCAAACAGGGTGGATATGCAAGTGCGATCGAATATATAGTAACTTCATCGCTTAACATTCCAACAACGAAGTCCGACATCGCGAAGAAACACGAGGTTTCGGTAGCCACGCTGACTCGCAACAGCGGCCAGATTCAAGATTTCATGGATGGCGTAGCGGCATCCGCAGACGACTCGTTCGCCGAGGACGAGGAATCCGCTGGCGAAGAGGATAAGGACTTGTCCTTGGGTCGTTAA
- a CDS encoding ABC transporter substrate-binding protein, with the protein MKKRFTMALLLLLTVSSILAACGGNKTNNAGTEAPPSGSAGSEPTEASGEAELGGKLKVLTHRTDLVNDGTLDKYVEAFKAKYPKAEIEFEGLTNYATDIQVRLTTGEAGDVLMIPTGLATSEYGKYFEPLPDTMFEDVYFADNTLFEGKRYGISTGVNTQGIVYNKKAFQAAGVDKVPTTLDELYAAAEKLKAADIIPLYMNFGAQWTMGNWADNSAWYVNGDPQFASKQVAEEAPFQVDNAWGILANIGRTFVQKEWVEKDLYTNNWEISKGEMASGKAAMYFLGNWVIPQVIGAGAASEDIGFFPLPYDNSGKYNAPLGSDYFIAVSKDSKNKELATAWVDFFVKESGYVEDSGFMPIIKSAESSISQLAEFQSFNPTLIESEATDPKFNEIANKAQIGIGTGDYVQEYIVADDLQAAFDKLNAKWKEAKTALGY; encoded by the coding sequence GCACCGAGGCACCGCCGAGCGGCAGCGCCGGCAGCGAGCCGACCGAGGCATCCGGCGAAGCGGAGCTGGGCGGCAAGCTGAAGGTGTTGACGCACCGCACCGACCTGGTGAACGACGGCACGCTGGACAAATACGTGGAAGCCTTCAAAGCGAAATATCCGAAGGCGGAGATTGAATTCGAAGGATTGACCAACTATGCGACGGACATTCAGGTCCGTCTGACCACGGGCGAGGCCGGCGACGTGCTGATGATTCCGACAGGCCTTGCCACCTCAGAGTACGGCAAGTATTTTGAGCCATTGCCGGATACGATGTTCGAGGATGTTTATTTTGCGGACAATACTCTCTTCGAAGGGAAACGCTATGGAATCTCCACCGGCGTCAATACGCAAGGCATTGTATACAACAAGAAAGCGTTCCAGGCTGCAGGCGTCGACAAAGTGCCGACCACGCTGGATGAGCTGTACGCAGCCGCAGAGAAGCTGAAGGCGGCGGACATCATTCCGCTGTACATGAACTTCGGAGCCCAATGGACGATGGGCAACTGGGCGGATAACTCCGCATGGTACGTGAACGGGGATCCGCAGTTCGCTTCGAAGCAGGTCGCCGAGGAAGCGCCGTTCCAGGTGGACAATGCTTGGGGCATCCTTGCGAATATCGGACGCACCTTCGTGCAAAAGGAATGGGTAGAGAAAGACTTGTACACAAACAACTGGGAGATTTCGAAAGGCGAAATGGCTTCCGGCAAAGCCGCGATGTACTTCCTGGGCAATTGGGTGATTCCGCAGGTGATCGGCGCCGGCGCGGCTTCGGAGGACATCGGCTTCTTCCCGCTCCCGTACGATAATAGCGGCAAGTACAACGCGCCGCTCGGTTCGGATTACTTCATCGCCGTCAGCAAAGACAGCAAGAACAAAGAGCTTGCTACCGCGTGGGTCGATTTCTTCGTGAAGGAATCCGGCTACGTGGAAGATTCCGGCTTTATGCCGATCATCAAATCGGCGGAGTCCTCCATCTCGCAGCTCGCCGAATTCCAATCGTTCAATCCGACGCTGATCGAGAGCGAAGCGACCGATCCGAAGTTTAACGAGATCGCGAACAAGGCGCAAATCGGCATCGGTACCGGCGATTACGTCCAGGAATATATCGTGGCCGACGATCTGCAGGCTGCATTCGACAAGCTGAACGCGAAGTGGAAGGAAGCCAAAACCGCACTGGGCTATTAA
- a CDS encoding ABC transporter substrate-binding protein — protein MGTGMAKKRARGIKFSLLALIMIMILAGCGASPAQEGTSNAGGDTTNTAEGNSGAAAGGESYEVTHAMGTETIKGTPQKVVVLTNEGTEALLALGVKPVGAVRSWTGDPWYPHIKDQMEGVTVVGEESQPNIELIAGLQPDLIIGNKMRQEKVYEQLKAIAPTVFAEDLRGEWQNNFELYAKALNKVSEGEELLAAYDKRIQEFKEKAGSKLDETVSVVRFMAGKTRVYHTNTFSGVIFDKIGIARNDMTKNAKDDFVDEITKERLPEVEADRLFYFTYETGDGGANQTEQEWINDPLWKNLNVVKNGQAHKVDDAIWNTAGGILAANLMIDQLQEFYGIQ, from the coding sequence ATGGGAACAGGAATGGCAAAGAAACGGGCAAGAGGCATCAAGTTTAGCTTGCTGGCTCTGATCATGATCATGATTCTTGCGGGGTGCGGAGCAAGCCCGGCGCAAGAAGGGACAAGCAACGCGGGCGGCGACACGACGAATACCGCAGAGGGCAACAGCGGCGCTGCTGCCGGCGGCGAATCGTATGAAGTTACGCATGCCATGGGGACGGAAACGATCAAAGGAACGCCTCAAAAGGTCGTCGTCCTCACGAACGAAGGAACCGAGGCGCTTCTGGCCTTGGGCGTGAAGCCGGTAGGTGCCGTTAGATCCTGGACGGGGGATCCATGGTATCCACATATTAAAGACCAGATGGAAGGCGTTACCGTTGTCGGGGAAGAGAGCCAGCCGAACATCGAACTGATCGCCGGTCTGCAGCCTGACCTGATCATCGGCAACAAGATGCGTCAGGAAAAAGTATACGAGCAATTGAAGGCGATCGCGCCGACTGTTTTTGCCGAGGATCTTCGCGGCGAGTGGCAGAACAATTTTGAACTGTATGCCAAGGCGCTGAACAAAGTGTCGGAAGGCGAAGAACTTTTGGCTGCCTACGACAAGCGGATCCAGGAGTTTAAAGAGAAGGCCGGCAGCAAGCTTGACGAAACCGTCTCCGTGGTTCGTTTCATGGCAGGCAAGACCCGGGTGTACCATACCAATACGTTCTCGGGCGTTATTTTCGATAAAATCGGCATCGCCCGCAACGACATGACTAAGAATGCCAAGGACGATTTCGTGGACGAGATCACGAAGGAACGTCTGCCTGAGGTGGAAGCCGACAGACTGTTCTACTTCACTTATGAGACAGGGGATGGCGGCGCCAACCAGACCGAGCAGGAATGGATCAACGATCCGCTGTGGAAGAACCTGAACGTTGTGAAGAACGGTCAAGCCCACAAAGTGGATGACGCGATCTGGAATACGGCGGGCGGCATTCTGGCGGCCAACCTGATGATCGACCAGCTGCAGGAGTTTTACGGCATTCAGTAA
- a CDS encoding ABC transporter ATP-binding protein: MNTLEAKGLGLSYGGDFIFENLDLTVPIGKITVFIGSNGCGKSTLLRSMARLLKPQRGSVVLNGADIASLSTKDVARKLAILPQGPTAPEGLTVMQLVKQGRYPYQSWLRQWSREDEEAVTAALESTGLTELADRTVDSLSGGQRQRAWIAMTLAQETPLILLDEPTTYLDLTHQIEVLDLLYDLNTKEQRTIVMVLHDINLACRYADHIVAIRDGSIKAEGKPGDIINSDLMQTVFQLPCEIIPDPLYGTPMCVPCGKGKRRPSAVQPNTAEPNQPTTTPAPAPELATV, from the coding sequence ATGAATACGCTGGAAGCAAAGGGATTGGGTCTGTCTTACGGGGGAGACTTTATATTCGAAAATCTGGATTTAACCGTGCCTATAGGTAAAATCACCGTGTTTATCGGCAGCAACGGCTGCGGCAAATCCACTTTGCTGCGCTCCATGGCCAGGCTGCTGAAGCCGCAGCGCGGCTCGGTAGTACTAAACGGGGCCGACATCGCAAGCCTGTCCACCAAGGACGTGGCGCGGAAGCTCGCCATTTTGCCTCAAGGGCCAACGGCTCCCGAGGGGCTGACGGTCATGCAGCTGGTGAAGCAAGGGCGCTATCCTTACCAGAGCTGGCTGCGCCAATGGTCGCGGGAAGATGAAGAAGCGGTCACAGCGGCTCTTGAATCCACGGGACTGACCGAGCTGGCTGATCGTACAGTTGACTCGCTGTCAGGCGGCCAACGGCAGCGGGCCTGGATTGCGATGACGCTGGCGCAGGAAACGCCGCTCATTCTGCTGGACGAACCGACCACCTATCTGGATTTAACGCACCAGATCGAAGTGCTGGATCTGCTGTACGACTTAAACACCAAAGAACAGCGGACCATCGTCATGGTGCTGCATGATATCAATCTGGCCTGCCGTTATGCCGACCATATCGTGGCCATCCGCGACGGGAGCATCAAGGCTGAGGGCAAACCGGGAGATATCATCAATTCCGACTTGATGCAGACCGTGTTCCAGCTCCCATGCGAAATTATACCGGACCCGTTGTACGGGACTCCGATGTGCGTTCCGTGCGGGAAAGGCAAACGCCGACCTTCGGCTGTGCAGCCGAATACGGCAGAACCGAATCAACCAACGACAACTCCGGCGCCCGCCCCTGAACTGGCAACGGTCTAG
- a CDS encoding FecCD family ABC transporter permease, with the protein MSKHRIFRSRNAKVSFMLERRTLWVCLILFVLCIATMIISTGTGSQFVSPLHVVKALFGDASPMEQVIVMQLRLPRIIIAVLIGAALAVAGAILQGVIRNPLASPDVIGITEGASLGAVLFIFIFTGAVSIHWMPLFAILGAFFITGLLYVLAWKNGVSPLRLVLIGIGVSAAIKSISYMLIISGPLQLADRSLTFMAGSIYGMSWDKDVMTLLPWVAVLLPLTWLQARNVNIQALGDDVASSTGAQVQKQRLILIGLSVALAGAAISIGGAIAFIGLMAPHMARRLVGPNFGSVLPVSALIGAILLLVADLVARTAFLPRDVPAGVFTAAIGAPFFLYLLYRNRNRF; encoded by the coding sequence ATGAGTAAACACCGCATATTCCGTTCCCGGAACGCCAAAGTCTCGTTTATGCTGGAGCGAAGAACCCTATGGGTGTGCCTGATCCTATTCGTGCTTTGCATTGCAACCATGATTATCAGCACGGGAACCGGCAGCCAGTTTGTTTCGCCGCTGCATGTCGTCAAAGCGTTATTCGGTGACGCTTCCCCGATGGAGCAGGTCATCGTCATGCAGCTAAGGCTGCCCCGTATTATCATTGCTGTGCTGATCGGCGCGGCTCTCGCGGTGGCGGGGGCTATTCTGCAAGGCGTCATCCGCAACCCGCTTGCTTCTCCGGATGTCATCGGCATTACGGAGGGAGCATCGCTGGGGGCGGTTCTCTTCATCTTCATATTTACGGGCGCCGTATCCATCCATTGGATGCCGCTCTTCGCCATTCTCGGCGCTTTTTTCATTACCGGACTGCTGTATGTGCTTGCCTGGAAAAATGGCGTATCGCCACTGCGACTCGTCTTGATCGGAATCGGGGTATCGGCCGCGATCAAATCGATCTCCTATATGCTGATCATCTCCGGACCGCTGCAGCTGGCGGACCGTTCGCTTACCTTCATGGCGGGCAGCATTTACGGCATGTCCTGGGATAAGGACGTAATGACCTTGCTTCCTTGGGTCGCCGTTCTTCTTCCGCTAACCTGGCTGCAAGCCAGAAATGTGAATATCCAGGCCCTGGGAGACGACGTGGCCAGCAGCACGGGCGCGCAGGTTCAGAAGCAGCGGCTGATTCTGATCGGACTCAGCGTTGCACTGGCCGGAGCGGCCATCTCGATTGGCGGCGCCATTGCTTTTATCGGATTAATGGCGCCGCATATGGCCCGCAGGCTCGTGGGACCCAACTTCGGAAGCGTGCTTCCGGTCAGCGCGCTGATCGGTGCGATTCTGCTGCTCGTCGCGGACCTGGTGGCACGGACGGCCTTTCTGCCGCGCGACGTGCCGGCAGGCGTATTCACCGCCGCGATCGGCGCGCCGTTCTTCCTCTACCTGCTGTATCGTAACCGCAATCGATTCTAG